The Flavobacterium praedii genome window below encodes:
- a CDS encoding RagB/SusD family nutrient uptake outer membrane protein, giving the protein MKNLKITLLLLTLAVVSSCDDFLSEKPDNRTEINTPDKITEILVNAYPQMSYFDIAETMSDNVFDSGLAETLPKNEQNYNWDIQTETNNIDTQAFYWDACYRAIAHANTALQAIDQLGNPSSLNPQKGEALIARAYSHFMLVSFWSKRYNPATASTTLGIPYVTKPENELLAKYKRNTVQEVFDFIQKDIEEGLPYITNGYKEPKFHFNKEAAKAFASRFYLIKGDWNRVIALSNDLGAKPVGKLRDFASYDLMSVNDQRVNFASSAAQTNLLIVSANSIVGRSASQSRFYLSGDKYQEILGSGTSLFGKNWLYNFYSSNSSITVFLPKFYEYFKYTNVTAGIGEPYVAEVLLSNDEFFLNRIEAHVMAGQISLANDELEYFLSTRTAGYNAATDKLTEAKVVAKYPVVADEYTPFYTMTPVQTSYIKAIAETKRRDFIHEGMRWFDVKRFNIVVNHEINNKSTKILVKDDNRRALQIPLHASGNGIELNPR; this is encoded by the coding sequence ATGAAAAACTTAAAAATAACACTATTACTTCTAACGCTTGCAGTTGTTAGCAGTTGTGATGATTTTCTTTCTGAGAAACCCGATAATAGAACCGAAATAAATACTCCCGATAAAATTACTGAAATTTTAGTCAATGCTTATCCTCAAATGAGTTATTTTGATATTGCCGAAACAATGTCGGATAATGTATTTGATAGCGGTCTAGCCGAAACACTGCCAAAAAATGAACAAAACTACAATTGGGATATTCAAACAGAAACTAATAATATTGATACTCAAGCCTTCTATTGGGATGCTTGTTACAGAGCTATTGCACATGCAAATACAGCACTGCAAGCAATTGATCAATTAGGAAATCCAAGCAGTTTAAATCCTCAAAAAGGAGAAGCATTAATAGCAAGAGCCTATTCGCATTTCATGTTAGTGTCTTTCTGGTCAAAACGCTACAATCCAGCTACTGCAAGCACAACTCTAGGAATCCCCTATGTTACAAAACCTGAAAATGAGCTACTTGCGAAATACAAGCGAAATACAGTTCAGGAAGTTTTTGATTTTATTCAAAAAGATATTGAAGAAGGGCTTCCCTATATAACTAATGGTTACAAAGAGCCAAAATTCCATTTTAATAAAGAGGCAGCTAAAGCATTTGCGAGCAGGTTTTATTTGATAAAAGGAGATTGGAATAGAGTAATAGCATTATCAAACGACTTAGGTGCAAAGCCAGTTGGGAAACTAAGAGATTTTGCCTCTTATGATTTAATGAGTGTAAATGACCAACGTGTAAATTTTGCAAGCAGTGCTGCTCAAACAAACTTATTAATTGTGTCTGCAAATTCAATTGTCGGAAGATCAGCTTCTCAAAGCAGGTTTTATCTTTCGGGTGATAAATATCAAGAAATTTTAGGGTCTGGCACAAGTCTTTTTGGAAAAAACTGGCTGTACAATTTTTATTCTTCCAATAGTAGCATAACTGTATTTCTTCCTAAGTTCTATGAGTATTTCAAGTATACAAATGTTACAGCCGGAATCGGAGAACCGTATGTTGCTGAAGTTTTATTAAGTAATGATGAGTTTTTCTTAAATCGAATAGAAGCTCATGTTATGGCTGGACAGATTAGTTTGGCAAATGATGAATTGGAATACTTTTTATCAACTAGAACAGCAGGATACAACGCCGCAACAGATAAACTAACGGAAGCTAAAGTTGTTGCAAAATACCCTGTAGTTGCTGATGAGTACACTCCGTTTTATACTATGACCCCCGTACAAACCTCTTATATAAAAGCAATTGCCGAAACAAAACGCAGAGATTTTATACACGAAGGCATGAGATGGTTCGATGTAAAGCGTTTTAATATTGTTGTTAATCACGAAATTAACAACAAATCAACCAAAATTTTAGTCAAAGATGATAATCGTAGAGCTTTACAAATACCTCTTCATGCTTCAGGTAATGGCATCGAATTAAATCCTAGATAA